A region of Lentimicrobium sp. L6 DNA encodes the following proteins:
- the hisB gene encoding bifunctional histidinol-phosphatase/imidazoleglycerol-phosphate dehydratase HisB → MKKVLFIDRDGTLVIEPPQDFQLDSLEKLEFYPSVFQWLSRIVMELDFELVMVTNQDGLGTDSFPESDFWPAQNKIIQAFENENIHFSAIKIDNSFPEEKSPNRKPKTGLLQEYIYGDYDLAQSFVIGDRKSDMDLAVNLKAQGIFMGEGDELAVLNTTSWKAIYEFLKAKPRISKLQRKTKETDILVELNLDGGGKSEISTGLGFFDHMLEQIAKHGDLDLSVTVKGDLEVDEHHSIEDVAIVLGEAFLQALGSKKGIERYGFLLPMDDCLAQVALDFGGRPWFNWEAEFKREKIGEMPSEMFFHFFKSFSDAAKCNLNIKAEGQNEHHKIEAIFKAFAKSIRMAVNQTNGFSIPSTKGSL, encoded by the coding sequence ATGAAAAAGGTATTATTTATTGATAGAGACGGGACTTTGGTCATTGAGCCTCCTCAAGATTTTCAGTTGGATAGCTTGGAGAAATTAGAGTTTTATCCTAGCGTGTTTCAATGGCTTTCTCGTATTGTTATGGAGTTAGACTTTGAATTGGTGATGGTCACCAATCAGGATGGCTTGGGAACAGATTCCTTTCCAGAATCAGACTTTTGGCCTGCACAGAATAAAATCATCCAGGCTTTTGAAAATGAGAATATTCATTTCTCAGCCATCAAAATAGACAACAGCTTTCCGGAAGAGAAATCTCCAAATCGTAAACCTAAAACAGGATTATTGCAAGAATATATCTATGGAGATTATGATTTGGCGCAATCATTTGTGATTGGTGATAGAAAAAGTGACATGGATTTGGCTGTAAATCTAAAAGCCCAAGGGATTTTTATGGGGGAAGGAGATGAACTTGCTGTTTTGAATACCACCAGTTGGAAAGCAATTTATGAGTTTTTAAAAGCAAAACCTAGAATATCTAAACTTCAAAGAAAGACCAAAGAAACAGATATTCTAGTCGAACTCAATTTAGATGGAGGAGGGAAGTCAGAAATATCAACGGGTTTGGGATTTTTTGATCACATGTTGGAGCAGATTGCCAAACATGGAGATTTAGACCTTTCTGTAACAGTAAAAGGAGATTTGGAAGTTGACGAGCATCATAGTATAGAAGATGTAGCCATTGTTCTTGGGGAAGCATTTTTACAAGCTTTAGGCTCCAAAAAAGGAATAGAGCGTTATGGTTTTCTTTTACCCATGGATGATTGTTTGGCTCAGGTGGCTTTGGATTTTGGTGGGAGGCCTTGGTTTAATTGGGAGGCTGAATTTAAGCGAGAAAAGATTGGAGAAATGCCCTCAGAAATGTTTTTCCACTTCTTTAAATCCTTTAGCGATGCTGCCAAATGTAATCTCAATATCAAAGCGGAAGGCCAAAACGAACATCATAAAATTGAAGCCATATTTAAAGCTTTTGCCAAGTCTATCAGAATGGCGGTTAATCAGACCAATGGTTTTTCTATCCCAAGCACGAAAGGAAGTCTATGA
- the hisH gene encoding imidazole glycerol phosphate synthase subunit HisH produces the protein MIAIIDYNAGNVSSVRNALSNLGCKSMVTDDLAIIKQADKVIFPGVGEASSAMVILKQKGLDKIIKSLKQPVIGICLGMQLMCQHSEEGNTDCLGIFDAKVKRFPENEMVPHMGWNTFKSKDNNMLSGIGKESDVYFVHSYYAEICDSTIASTDYILPFSAAMQKDNFYATQFHPEKSAGIGAQILKNFLEL, from the coding sequence ATGATAGCCATAATAGATTATAATGCAGGAAATGTCAGCTCTGTGAGAAATGCCTTGAGTAATTTGGGTTGTAAAAGCATGGTGACCGATGATTTGGCAATAATAAAACAGGCCGATAAGGTAATATTCCCTGGGGTTGGAGAAGCCAGTTCAGCCATGGTTATATTAAAACAAAAAGGGCTGGATAAAATCATCAAATCCTTAAAGCAACCTGTTATAGGTATTTGTTTGGGAATGCAATTGATGTGTCAGCATAGTGAAGAAGGAAATACAGATTGCCTTGGGATTTTCGATGCAAAAGTCAAAAGGTTTCCAGAAAATGAAATGGTTCCTCACATGGGTTGGAATACATTCAAAAGTAAGGATAATAACATGCTTAGCGGTATTGGAAAAGAAAGTGATGTTTATTTTGTTCATAGCTATTATGCGGAGATTTGTGATTCAACAATAGCCTCCACAGATTATATTTTGCCATTCAGTGCTGCCATGCAAAAAGATAATTTTTATGCTACTCAATTTCACCCTGAAAAATCGGCTGGAATTGGTGCTCAAATCTTGAAAAACTTTTTAGAATTATGA
- the hisA gene encoding 1-(5-phosphoribosyl)-5-[(5-phosphoribosylamino)methylideneamino]imidazole-4-carboxamide isomerase gives MMRIIPAIDIIDGKCVRLSKGDYQTKKIYNENPLEVAKQFQDAGIQYLHVVDLDGAKSNHIVNHAMLEKICRHTNLKVDFGGGLKSNDDLRIAFESGANQITAGSIAIKNPPLFFEWLQEYGSNKIILGADCNQRKIVTNGWLEHSEIDVIDFITEKKAMGIQQVICTDVSKDGMLIGSSIDLYKEILKEVDISLIASGGVTSIKELKQLSEIGCEGAIIGKAIYEGNISLKELEKLC, from the coding sequence ATTATGAGAATAATACCAGCAATAGATATCATTGATGGCAAATGTGTTCGTTTGTCGAAAGGTGATTATCAGACCAAGAAAATATATAATGAAAATCCCCTCGAGGTAGCCAAGCAATTTCAGGATGCAGGCATACAATATCTTCATGTAGTAGATTTAGATGGAGCCAAAAGCAATCATATTGTGAATCATGCCATGCTTGAAAAGATATGTCGCCATACGAATTTAAAAGTGGATTTTGGAGGAGGGTTAAAATCAAATGATGACCTCCGAATAGCCTTTGAATCTGGAGCAAATCAGATTACAGCAGGAAGTATAGCTATTAAGAATCCTCCGCTATTTTTTGAGTGGTTACAAGAATATGGTTCAAATAAAATCATTTTAGGGGCCGATTGTAATCAAAGAAAGATAGTCACCAATGGATGGTTAGAACATTCTGAAATAGATGTGATAGACTTCATCACAGAAAAGAAGGCCATGGGGATTCAACAAGTGATTTGTACCGATGTGAGCAAGGATGGAATGTTAATAGGTTCATCCATAGATTTATATAAAGAGATTTTAAAAGAAGTAGATATCAGTTTAATAGCCAGTGGAGGAGTGACTTCCATAAAGGAGTTAAAGCAATTATCGGAAATAGGTTGTGAAGGCGCCATCATTGGAAAAGCCATTTACGAAGGAAATATAAGCCTAAAAGAATTGGAGAAGCTATGCTAA